A segment of the Juglans regia cultivar Chandler chromosome 15, Walnut 2.0, whole genome shotgun sequence genome:
TCGCAAAACAGACAACATCGTTGTGTCCGAAATGCTTGATTTTGTTAGAAACGAGTcttatttcatcaaaatcagACTCAGATAGCATAAGGATGAGTAAAATCaccaaaacaggaactctgtcACACGTGGACCGTGTTAAAAAGCATAGGCTCGTGTGAGTGACAAGTCGGTCTGGAGCGCATGGGGCACGTGGGGCTCACGCGTTGGACCCTCTCCGGAGTGCCTGTGGCGTGTGGGCATTAATATAGTTTATAATGTGGATTCAAGTAAAATTTTGAGGTTTGATATAATCTTAATTATCTTGTTCAATAAGAAACCAAAGTACACTTTCTTCTATGGTGGCCAAGACAAAGAATGGATCAAAAAATTTGATCTATGGCAGGTCATGTGGCTCAAGATAAGCTCATAACCAAACTAGGCATTTCCATAATGTGGTATCCAATTGGAAAGGACAACAAAATCGATGCTAAACAACGTTTATTGAAAGTCACTCATGGGAATTCGAAAAAAGTCAACAAGCTTTTGGATCTCTTCAGGACTGATAAGAGGGGATGGGTTGAGCAACGAGAATGGAGTGTGGGTCTCTGATCATGGGGGGAAAATGCTGGCCGTCTTGGAGCGTTTTGACGAGCACTAGAAGGCAAAAGTCAAAGAAATAGGCTTAAAAAGAAGTTTTGTGTATAGCCATGACCACTTTAAATAGATGGCTATTATATGGATCATGGTTGATCTGTAATACTTTGCAATAATAAAGGGCATCCTGATTACGTGGGTCATGATCTGATGTCAATGTTGTTTGGAATTAGGTATCTATATATGTAATTGTTTGACATTCGTGGTGCCATGGGGAGGTTTTTTATGGAAATTCTCTGCTTGGCCAGCTGCATGTTTTGGTTAAGGAGTTGGGTCTAGGACTCTAGTCAATAGTGAATATCTAATCAAGTTCTATCTTCTTATTTATTCAtctaaatttgtaatgattttcaCTTCTATCAAagacatctttaaaatttgatgagaagtacatatttttcataaattcaaaacctccCTAGTCATAACCCCACATTAGACTAgctattggattagttaaaataataatattatttttaatttattttttttatattctacaattacactaatcatatgttaattaataatttaatttgatacttaaattattgtttcccaaataactttttttctcaacctaattaATATTGATTAATTCTTAAACTGTGGTGGCATTAATCTGAAAGTTGGAGGAAgtgattttgtaataaaataatggaaataCACTATGAACAGTATCtcttcaaatatgaagatgaaagtAAATacactgtagctcaaagttggAGTTTTGATTGTTTAGCAAATCTAATGTAAGGATTTTAACCACAaaccattcaaattttaaagatttctCCATTTTGAAGAGACCAATGCCAGTGGtctaatttcattcaaaattgcgcgagagaaaaataatttattttttcattatttattagaCAAGTAGTGATATTTGAAAGTTGTTACACCATATATCATTcacataatattatttgatttttaagattcaaattttaaaatttatcttttaaatcaactTATACAACGTCTATGATGTGTAGTGTAAaggattttaaataaaattatactttatcaAACATATGTTCAACCCTAGTCATGGAAAGGTTGGGTGAATCAATCTATTAATGCATGCACATTTTACCTTAAATTggcattgatattttttttttatctcatacgtcaagtaattattaaatatttttaaaataacaatatatgattatggaatattttatcttattgcactatatcatatcattaaaaattattaattatattttaattttaattataagaagATATTATATAACTACACTTCATCTTACTTCTACCCTATTAGGTGAATTATTTGTACAATTCTATAGTGTACAAATCTCATatacttcttttgaaaaaattagataaatctgaaattcatataaaaaaattcactttttaatGACGAAcgtatctatttttttttaaaaatacacgAGACTATATTTATGTAACATTATCTGTTAAactctaaatttaatatttaaaaaaaataagaattggaTATAATAActgataaagaaaaacatattaaaGTGAAAGAtgtgtaatataatataactctTATAACaggataaaatgaaaatggcaCTGCACATCTTCACTGTCTCAGTTAAGACTTACCATATAAACAAGTGCTGAAAATGGGAATAAAAACACAGTCGCTCTGTACACAGACCCAACGTTACTGCTGCCACCAAGACGCCATTCATTTGGTtgtctccctctccttctctcgcTCTCACACCCTCTCAGTCTCTCTGATCCCTCTATTAACATTGAATTCTACCTCTCGTCCCCACCTGCCTCGGTTTCTCGGAAGGAATCAGCTAAACGTCGTCGTCTTCGCCTTCTTCGAGTACCAAAGCGGCACCGAACACTCTTCCGGACTTTTCAGGTATGGGGGTTTAAGTATTTTGGAGGCGGCCCGTTTGGTTtccgaataaaaaaaaaatgtggtaaAAGAGGAATCTGGATTGTGACTCTTGAAATTCTTTGTTATCTGAGATTCGAGAGAACAGTAATGACCGTGCCTCTACTGTGTGTAAAGTGCAGCCTACTGTTGATGATAGAATAGTTCGATAGGAAATTCTCGTTAGTATTGAAGGTTACATGTCTCTATTTTTGGTAGGATCACTAATGATAATTGCTTTGTCTTAAATGGCTTGTTTTGTTTGTGAATGCTTCTCTCTCTGCAATTTGATTGATACCTTCGTTCCCATCTCTCCAATGGTCCTCGGTTTTTTTATTTGACTACCAATGTAAAACTATGTCGCGGTCTCTTAAAGCTTTGTTCGATGGAGATGACAAATGTCGGTTGGCTTACTCTTTGTGCCAAGACAAGCCCTTCTGATTGATTCTTTTGATTAATAAACAAATGAatggataaataaataaattaggatTGTCTATCCATTTGAATACGTCCCTCACTTGGAACGAGTTTGTTCTTGTATCTTGCTATTTCCTCTCACTACCAATAGATTTGCATCTCATTTTAGGATCTATAACCTGTTTGTATATGAGGGGGTGTGAATGGAGATGGAGTTAGATTCTAATTCGAATAggcattatgaatttattgGTTCTTTTTTAGGTCATTATCGGCATATTGTCAATAGGCACTAACTGTTTTGATTCAATTGCCCAAATATTGTGGAAATAAAATTTGGTTATTACCTCACACTGAAATGGAAGTGACCTCATAACTTGATCAGTGGCCAGTcttaatgttttaaatatttgattcATAAACTTTAGCTTTCAAACGTTTGCATTAAGCATGTATACCTATATCTGACTTTGTAAAATATTGCCTTCCTTGATCAAAATTAACATCTTGCATGACCCTCCCGGGCACTATCTTTTTCAATAAATCCATCCTCCTGTACAATATGATGGGAAAAAtgataatagtaataataaaggGGGAACAAAACAGGTATTAGTCAATCCTTACCCCACAAGTTAAACAAAGAGAACATGGGGAAAGGGGGGCGTAGGGAAAACCCATCTTTCCAGGAGTTATACAAGAGATTTTAAGGCCGGTTTGGGGTTGGGGATGGAAGCTCTTGAATGTCAAGTTCTGGGGGGATGGAAGCTCTTGAATGTCAAGTTCTGGGGGGATGGGAGCTCTTGAGTTTTTCTCAATGCCCAGTGCTGTTCCTCCGCTTTTTTCTCACCATGAAACTCTTCTCTTAGTTCcttttaatttatgattaacAGTTGAAGTATGCAAATTAACTCTAGCTCAAAATCTCAAATGGCCCTTCGCCCTCTCTTAAGAATAGAGTGAAGAGTGTGGTTGTGTGTTTAAGATGTGTTGggtaaaatcaaaattatgatTGTCACATCGAGTTTTGGGAAATAGAAACTTTATATGCTCGTTTCTTGAGGAAGATGGCTGTATAGAGCTGTTGAGGGACATCTGGTGTTTCTAAGCAAGAACTTGGTTTTTCTGCATCCTAATTTTACAACTTTCTGACTGGAAGACTGTTCAGTACGACACATTGTGAACCAGTATTTTAAGTTTCATCTTGGTATGTTGTAAAGGTTGTCACTAAGCAATGAtatacatttttcataattgcGTGGAATGGATGTGGTAGTTTATCAACTGCTAGGAAATTAACATAAAAGGTCCGAGAAGATCTTGTGGATTGCTGCTGGCTCAGAATCTGAATTATTGGCTCTCATTCCTTAAAGGGTGGTATTGTGCGTCTGTATTGTGCATGCTTATCAGCTTAGTTGATTCTCCTATACATTTTTTGCCTAGTCTTCTCTGACCATCTTAAGGGTATTCAAGAGACCAGCCATGGGGCTTTTATGAGTCCAGCGATTGAGTACTGATAATCCTCATTGTTTGATATATTGTGAACGGCAAGTCTTTTAACTTGATGCTATTTGTCTGCATGACAAAAGGATGCTTGAAAATCTTTCCACTTGAGGGAACATGGGCAGCTGAGGGGTGATGGAGTTGGATGACTCGGTTTGTTCTTCTTCCAGTTGCTAGTGTTGGTTCTGCTGGTCCATTAGATGTTACGTCTTTCCTTGAACTCTAAACTTCTGACTTTGGAGGCTCATGTTGTTGAATGCTTTTACAGATGACTAAACTTATGTCTGGTTCTTTGAGTATAGATTTGATTTTTCGAAGATGAACATTTGAATTTGGAGAATATATGCTGCCTCTGTACAAGAAGTGAGCCCCACTTTGGTGCCTTAGTAAGAAACCTCTGtacttaaaattactggatCACGGAGAAATAGGATGGAAATAGCTTTTAGGTTATCAGTTATCACTAATAGATGTAATATGTTGTCTCTTCTGAGGCTGTGAAATTGTGTTAACATCCTAAAAAAGCCATTTCTTATCTATATTTAGCCTCTTATTCCTTGGTAGTGTTGGCCTCGTCCTATTATTTATGAGAAGCACGACTGTGTTGGAATTTCTTCGGTATAGGATTTCAAATCATAAAGCAAAATTAGGTCCTGTTTTTAGGTCCTGGTAGGCACATCAATTCTTATTAAAAGAAGCTATTAGGGGTTGGGCACGTTGTTTGTAGTCCCAGTATTCTCACAAAAACCACTTTGTATGTTCTCGAGGAGAATCTTTATAGCTATTGTACGAGGGTTGGTGGTTAGATCTCTAGTGGATTTATTGGCTGGCTTATTTAAGGTAAACATATCTGTAAAGAGCGGCATCAGGTTATACTGATTCTGAAGAAATGTTGCCTATTCTCATAACGGTTTTTCAATTGGTTCCGTCCGCCTTTTATGCATTACAAGTTAATTAGTGTAGCACTTCTCCTCAGTTGATCTTCTGCATTCCCTTTTACTCATCATAATTGTTTCTTGTCTTCTTCTATTTGTTTTCTGTTAAATATGAGATTCTGATTGTCCCCGTCCTTTGCTGATAAATGAATATGTTGTTGGGTGCAGAGGTTAGTTTTTCCATGGAGAGCTCTGATGATGAAAAGGATGGAGTCCTTGGGAATTACATTCCAACAGAACTGACGCGTGTTTTGGCATCCAGTGGAGTAAAATTTGTGGATCAAGTACTGAATGGGCAAAATGAACtttgtttggaaaattttcGAATGGATAAGCATGTATTTTACAAGTTGTGCGACATTTTGCAAGCCAAAGGCTTGCTACGCCACACAAATCGAATCAAGATTGAGGAGCAATTAGCCATTTTCATGTTCGTAATTGGCCATAATCTACGAACACGAGCTGTCCAAGAGTTATTCCGATATTCAGGAGAAACCATTAGCCGCCATTTCAATAATGTTTTGAATGCAATTATGGCAATTTCATTAGATTTCTTTCAACCTCCGGGTTCAGATGTACCACCTGAGATTTTGGAAGACCCAAGATTTTATCCGTACTTTCAGGTAACATAAATTGTTAAGGTTGACTGGCATCTCGTTTCTGGTTAATCTTTTTTTCGTTTTCCATTTGTTTTCTGTTAGGATTGTGTGGGAGCCGTTGATGGGATCCATATTCCAGTTATGGTAGGTGTAGATGAGCAAGGACCTTTCCGCAATAAGAATGGCATGCTTTCACAAAATGTTCTGGCAGCTTGCTCATTTGATCTAAAGTTCCATTATGTCCTAGCGGGCTGGGAAGGCTCAGCATCAGATTTGCAAGTCCTAAATTCTGCACTGACAAGGCGGAATAAACTGCAGGTCCCTAAAGGTATGGTCTGTATTTGGGAAGTTGTCATTAGTCGGATGTTTTCACCTTCTGCTAAAACAGTATGAAGTTCTTACTTCAATTCTTGTATACAAAATTACGATGATGGCAGGTAAATACTATCTTGTGGACAACAAGTATGCAAATATGGCAGGTTTCATTGCCCCATATCCTGACATTCCCTATTACCTGAAGGAATATCCGATTGGCTATCAACCACAAGATGTCAGAGAGCTATTTAATGAACGGCACTCACTGTTACGAAATGCCACTGATCGCACATTTGGCGCTTTGAAGGCAAGATTCCCTATATTGATGTCTGCTCCTCCATACCCATTACAAACACAGGTGAAATTGGTCGTGGCAGCATGTGCAATACACAATTACATCCGTAGGGAGAAACCAGATGATTGGATCTTTAGAATGTATGAACAAGAAGGTACTGTATTCGAGGATTCATTGCCTCCTTTAGATGTGGAACAACCCATTATGCATATTGACACCCAAGACCCGGACATTGGTGTTGAAACAGAACAACTAGAAATTTCTTCACAACTGCGAGACTCTATAGCAACCGAAATGTGGAATGACTATATCCATGATTTTTCAGCCATGTAAATTGACTTATTTTGGCAATAGTTTTCAGGCTaggattgaaaatatttcaggATCATGAACCGTATGAAGGTTTTGGAAGTGATTTTCATGATGTACATTGGCCTTGTTCATACAAAGAAAATAGATCAGTAGATCATACTTCTCAAACATGATTGCACTATGACAGGGTTTTTTTGAAAGGTTAAAGAGGGTTCCCTTTGAAAAAGGGTTTACGTTGGGGGCTTTTGTAATTGTGTGAGACAGATGTTTTAGCTTTACGACCAATTTGaggctttaaaaaaattaaaataactaaatCAACCATTGCAGGTGGTGATTGAACAGGGACGCCAAtctgtatatattaattaggcgcaaaaaaaaaaaatttgattttctttactTGTGTGATATTCCAAATATACAACGTTGATGCCATTGTCGTTCGAATCCTTATGAACATAGTCAGAGAAGAGGGAGGGGGGTTATATGTATAGAATTCAAAATGCAAGTAgaggtttggatgttgagatgagatgaattgagataaaaattgaaaattgaataaaatattattataatataatttttaatattattattattttaaaatttgaaaaagttgaattatttattatattttatgtaaaaatttgaaaaaattataataattaaatgagatgagttgatatggaGCAAAACGAGTTTTTTCTTATGAAACAAATCCCACTAACATGGCAGTTTGGATTGATAAATATTCTCAATCtattttatctaatctaataattacaattttcataaatttttatataaaatttaatttttttaataataatattaaaaaataatattcttaacaactttttattttatttttaattttactcatTTCATGACTCAACCTTACATGTAGCCCTCTCTCTCATATCTCCCTCTCACTCAATGACCCTGCATGAATTAATTCAAAGACTGGGGGACCCATTAAGCAAAAGAATACTGATctctgatgaaaaaataaaaataaaaattctcacAAAAGCGAGACCTCGAGGCCATGCATGATGAACAAATACACATGAATATTACCCGGAGAAAATGACATAACTTCCGAGGGTTCTTATACTTTGCATCAATCGGATAACGCTGTCATGGATTCCTCATGCGTACTTCATCAACCGATTATCATGTTTACCATTTTACAAGATAATATGTTAGGAGCCTCaggaatgcatgcatgcatgtgtcaaTTACCATAACGCCAGTTCTAAATTCCAAGGACTAGAATATATGATTATCGTACGTAATTGGCTTTACTTTGTTCACAAAGGACATTATAATTAAAGAGCAAAACCACGAACTTAATTGgattatattgattttgtagACCTCTCATGCAAAGTCAatgagtagtactagtagtagtACTTCAACTACTAATTTTCACATGAATGGCAGCCCCAAATTGAGCTGTAAAGTTTGGCATGGCATACAATGAGTATTAATGATGCTATAATTTCTCACCGCTCCCCTTA
Coding sequences within it:
- the LOC108993030 gene encoding putative nuclease HARBI1 — translated: MESSDDEKDGVLGNYIPTELTRVLASSGVKFVDQVLNGQNELCLENFRMDKHVFYKLCDILQAKGLLRHTNRIKIEEQLAIFMFVIGHNLRTRAVQELFRYSGETISRHFNNVLNAIMAISLDFFQPPGSDVPPEILEDPRFYPYFQDCVGAVDGIHIPVMVGVDEQGPFRNKNGMLSQNVLAACSFDLKFHYVLAGWEGSASDLQVLNSALTRRNKLQVPKGKYYLVDNKYANMAGFIAPYPDIPYYLKEYPIGYQPQDVRELFNERHSLLRNATDRTFGALKARFPILMSAPPYPLQTQVKLVVAACAIHNYIRREKPDDWIFRMYEQEGTVFEDSLPPLDVEQPIMHIDTQDPDIGVETEQLEISSQLRDSIATEMWNDYIHDFSAM